One Lutzomyia longipalpis isolate SR_M1_2022 chromosome 4, ASM2433408v1 DNA segment encodes these proteins:
- the LOC129794479 gene encoding ornithine decarboxylase 1-like, whose protein sequence is MKLQLENSEISLFEGPFDAERIFREKLYELDGGQDEALFVCNLTDVAHKFVNWCTKMPRVRPFYAVKCNDDDNVIRLLARLGAGFDCASRAEINAVLKHGVTPDRIIFANPAKPASHIRHAAATNTRLMTFDSTVELEKIRQIYPDAQKSFRDSFSSSRLVLRIRYDAKKALCKLGEKFGCDPKVEAPRLLLHAKNLGLSVVGVSFHVGSTCMDPPAYGKAIAAARDVFNYADTIGTQMTLLDIGGGFPGNSGTDFGVFADIVNVALEEYFPDPSIRVIAEPGAYFVASACTIGVTVHSKTEILDEDGTIQQVKYYINDGIYGCFCDVAYGRDVGIPKILSQRQTSTEDSEIPENLLKCSIWGESCDGIDKICNNLLLPNINLGDILLFPNMGAYSIVLACNFNGFPIANVLHYADHETLKILNG, encoded by the exons atgaagctGCAACTGGAAAACAGCGAGATCAGCCTGTTTGAGGGGCCCTTTGACGCTGAGCGGATCTTCCGGGAGAAGCTGTACGAGCTCGATGGGGGCCAGGATGAGGCGCTCTTCGTGTGCAATCTCACCGATGTGGCGCACAAGTTTGTCAATTGGTGCACAAAGATGCCCCGCGTGCGCCCCTTCTACGCCGTCAAGTGCAACGACGACGACAACGTCATCCGGCTGCTGGCGCGTCTCGGTGCGGGCTTCGATTGTGCCTCACGCGCCGAAATTAATGCCGTCCTCAAGCATGGCGTCACCCCCGACAGGATTATCTTTGCCAATCCGGCGAAACCCGCGTCGCACATTCGCCACGCCGCTGCCACCAATACGCGCCTCATGACATTCGATTCCACCGTTGAGCTCGAGAAGATTCGCCAAATTTACCCCGATGCACA aaaatcatttagagaCTCTTTCTCATCGTCCAGACTTGTCCTTCGTATTCGTTATGACGCCAAGAAGGCTCTATGTAAGCTCGGTGAGAAATTCGGATGTGATCCAAAAGTAGAAGCTCCACGATTACTCCTTCATGCGAAGAATTTGGGTTTATCCGTGGTGGGAGTGAGCTTCCACGTGGGTAGTACCTGCATGGATCCTCCTGCCTATGGGAAGGCTATTGCAGCAGCTCGAGATGTCTTCAACTACGCAGACACAATTGGCACTCAAATGACTCTTCTGGACATTGGTGGGGGTTTTCCGGGAAATTCAGGAACAGATTTTGGGGTATTTGCAGACATTGTCAATGTTGCCCTTGAGGAATACTTTCCAGACCCGAGCATCAGAGTGATTGCCGAGCCTGGGGCGTACTTTGTGGCATCAGCTTGTACCATTGGTGTGACGGTGCACTCAAAGACGGAAATTCTGGATGAAGATGGAACTATTCAGCAGGTAAAGTACTACATAAATGATGGGATCTACGGATGCTTCTGTGATGTAGCTTATGGACGTGATGTCGGCATTCCCAAGATTCTATCGCAAAGACAAACTTCTACAGAAGATTcagaaattcctgaaaatcTTCTCAAGTGTTCAATTTGGGGTGAATCATGTGATGGAATCGACAAAATCTGCAATAATCTGCTACTGCCGAATATTAATCTCGGTGATATCCTTCTCTTCCCCAACATGGGGGCTTACTCCATTGTCTTAGCGTGCAACTTCAATGGCTTCCCCATTGCGAATGTCCTGCATTATGCTGATCATGAGACACTGAAGATTCTCAATGGATGA